In Mytilus edulis chromosome 7, xbMytEdul2.2, whole genome shotgun sequence, a single genomic region encodes these proteins:
- the LOC139482575 gene encoding uncharacterized protein — protein sequence MLLSNLVYAYGCGDRVTPWNDDGGGNTVYLDRHRVSCGEPGNVINRFKLERARGNKIRYRYTCCKLERNACVTRGINNAFTSGGNGDLIYLDRQKVECENGVLNEFKLYRKGYSSSYKYGYKCCDLDSSRLSCQKSSTRETDEGTRQNYYLDRQTVACSEGQFLQSFKLQRTNNRRIRYNITCCRVTR from the coding sequence ATGCTATTGTCAAATCTAGTTTATGCATATGGATGTGGGGACAGAGTTACACCCTGGAATGATGATGGAGGCGGAAACACTGTCTATCTTGATCGTCACAGAGTAAGTTGTGGAGAACCTGGTAACGTTATTAACCGGTTCAAACTGGAGCGAGCTAGAGGTAACAAGATCCGGTACAGGTACACGTGCTGCAAGCTTGAAAGAAATGCATGCGTTACACGGGGGATCAACAATGCGTTTACTTCTGGAGGTAATGGAGATCTGATTTACTTGGATAGACAGAAGGTGGAATGTGAGAACGGTGTCTTAAacgaattcaaattatatagaAAAGGTTATAGTAGTAGTTATAAATATGGCTACAAATGTTGTGACCTAGACAGCAGCAGATTGAGTTGTCAAAAATCGAGCACGAGGGAAACGGATGAAGGTACCAGACAAAACTATTACTTGGACAGACAAACGGTTGCCTGTAGTGAAGGACAATTTCTACAGTCTTTCAAGTTGCAAAGAACAAACAATCGTCGTATACGATATAATATCACATGCTGTCGAGTTACACGTTAG